The sequence below is a genomic window from Nitrosomonas sp..
ATCCATCTCATCTAACCGGACCGATAATTTGCTTGCCGGGGAATGAAGTCATCAATCAATTGTTTGCAGAAATGATTGATTATTGAGTCGAAGTCCGAGTTTGATTAACTCGGTATGCGGCATGCCGTTTCCTATGAGGTAGCCCTGTACAGCGTCACAACCTAGCGTTTGTAGGCGTTCATAAGTGGCCCGATTTTCTACACCTTCAGCAATGATATGCAAGTCAAGCTGATGACCTAAATTGATCATCGAACTCACTATGCGTTCGTGAACTGATTGCGTTAACATGTCTTTAACAAACATCTTGTCGATTTTTATTTCGTCCAGGGGCAATTGCAGCAAGCGCTCCATTGAAGAATAACCTGTTCCGAAATCATCCATTGCCAGCTTGAATCCGATATTTTTGAGTTCGTGCAGCGTTTCCAAAGAACCGGGTTGATTTTCCATAATGGTTGTTTCAGTCAATTCGATCATGACATTTTCTGGAGAAACTCCCCATATATTCACAGCCTGTTCAATCAGTTCGACCAGTTCCAGATCGCTTAAATCACTTGCCGACAAATTGACTGAAACACCTGTATTCATACCCGCCTTACGGTATTCTGCGCATTGTCGTAACGCAGTGTTAAAAACCCATAGTGTCAGTTTGGTCATCAATTCCGTTCCTTCGGCAACATGGATCAGTTTCTCGGGCGGAAT
It includes:
- a CDS encoding GGDEF domain-containing phosphodiesterase, with amino-acid sequence MTIHSYQDFLSIASKTLFDANNTDLHSAVIVVELEGLPALDGILGYTEVDEILGQLIQQMVDALNTTDIVGPAGRYQICCLFSDLLTANHAILAAHKIIRIFTQPHQFNNRRITLLPRIGIALNSTHSGDLKQLMSNASSALHHAKRNRESIQLFDEKEKNQILSGIDTWSELDRAIETGDLQLVYQPQLWTATGKLRSAEALLRWNHPTRGFIPPEKLIHVAEGTELMTKLTLWVFNTALRQCAEYRKAGMNTGVSVNLSASDLSDLELVELIEQAVNIWGVSPENVMIELTETTIMENQPGSLETLHELKNIGFKLAMDDFGTGYSSMERLLQLPLDEIKIDKMFVKDMLTQSVHERIVSSMINLGHQLDLHIIAEGVENRATYERLQTLGCDAVQGYLIGNGMPHTELIKLGLRLNNQSFLQTID